The sequence tcccaccactgaggtcagactaactggtctataatttcctgctttctctctcccacctttcttcaaaagtggtacaacattagccaccttccaatctgcaggaactgatcccgaatctatcgaactctggaaaataatcaccaacgtatccacgatttctcgagccacctccttcagtaccctgggatgtagaccatcaggccccggggacttatcaagtTCAGACTTAACAGTCTCTCTAACGCCAAttcctgtagataactcccaagagggtctttttgcCCTTAGAATTTCttagctctatccatactgactctacatcccctgattctaggtccctcCGTGCCatggactgaatatcatcccttaccaacatggcccccaccaccccctctgcccgtcagtctgtccttacgattagcacatgtagccttgaatattcatttcccaggccctgtccacttgaagccacgtctcagttatccccacaatattgtatctgccaatttccaaaagagcctcaagctcatccatcttatttgtAATACTTCGTGctttcatatatagtatttttaatttgttactgccctcacccttcccatcaactcctatttcattcaaccttacagcatgatctctttttgagttttctgcttcatcgatacagttgtctttcttgacttcccttgttctaactttcccttcaatctccttcttaaacatccagtttgtctccccccccccccccccccccccccgctacttagtttaaacgtagctgtgttgccaGTACAAGTtgtaaccagttgagtgccaTAAAGATCAGTgtggcctcaactatttacaatccgTACTGACAACTTGGACAGTGAAACCGTGACAAATATATCCCAGTTCTGGTTGTACAGACATAACATGAATGGGCAagaacttggcagatggagtattaCCTGCGAAGTGTAAGGTAGTAAGAATAGATGAGCAGAATATTTTTAAGAGGTGTTAAATTTGTTAATGTTGGTGTTCAGAGAAACTTGGGAAAAGAAGCTGTGAAGAAGAGGCAAGGATGTAGACAGGAGCAATTTATGGCCATCAAGGTGGCAGGTGCAGTATAATGTAAGAAAATGAGAGGTCACATGTTTCGGTAATCAGAAAACAAcagcagaatatttttaaaagccaCAAAAGTTTTAAATATTAATGCTCAGAGGAACATGGATGTATTTGTGTCAGAAACATAGAGCATGCAGGCAGTTTCTAGGAAGATTAAAGGTATATGGCCCATATTACAAAGGGATTGAAGTATAGCAATTATGAAGTCTTGCTAAAATTGTTCAGGGATATGATAAAGCCACTGCTTTAGTACTGTGCGTAGGTTTGGtcaccttagagtcatagagtcatagagatgtacagcacagaaacagaccctttggtccaactcgtccatctaaggaaggatatgcttaCATTAGTACAATGAAGGCGTTCTAGATTCATTTCTGGGATGAGAAGTTTATATTGTGATGAAAAGTTgagcctatactctctggaagtACTCTCGCGGAGTGCTTCGTAAAATAGgctgggtcagcatggaggagaaagtgaggactgcagatgctggagatcagagttgaggctGTGGTattggaatagcacagcaggtcaggcagcatctgaggagcaggagaatcaacattttggatataagcccttcattaggatcaGAAATCCTGGGTCAGCATGGCTACATCAAGGAGAATTTTTGCCTGACAAAtctgatagaattctttgaagagataataAGCAAGCTAGCAAagaagagccagtggacatgatttatctggattttcagaaggtgccacattgaatgtttttgaatAAGGGCAATGGACTGACATAGACAGatattggctgactggcagaagcagagagttaggataaagaggtctttttcatGAAGGCAGCaggtggagttctgcaggggtcagtgttggcacCACAACTGTTCACATTATGTATTAACAATCTGAATAgaggaactgagggtattgttgctaagtttgtgaaataactgcacagaagctggtatcctgtcgcttttatttacatgtgcacagtatgtAGGATCTGACCAACCAGCTCAAAGCCAGTTTCTAGACTAAGGAgcccttctgaatctcctgtttatgtctgtcagccaaggcttcctgattggcccaggttaaaaATCCCAATCAAGAATCTCATAGTTACTGAGATCCATCTGCCCACGGTCCCATCACTACAGTTTACAAATGATacagagataggtggagggacagattgTGTTGAGGAAATGGCAAGGCTGGAGAAGTACCTGGACCagttaggagagtgggtaaagaagtggcagatggaatttaatatggGGTTAAATACAAAGTGTGATGTTatacattttggtagaaagaatagaggcatagactattctCTAAacggggaaaggctttggaaatttgaatcgcaaagggacttgggaatgcTTGCTCAAGATTgtctgaaagtaaacatgcaggttcagctggCAATTAGAAAGGCAGATACAATGTTAGTATACATTTTAAGAGGGCTAGAATAAAAGAGctgagatgtactgctgaggctatataaggATCTGGTCAGAATGCATTTGAAATATCATGATCAGTTATGGGCACTgtgtctaaggaaggatgtgctggtgttagAGGGGATCcataggaggtttacaagaatgatcccagaaatggagggcttgtcaCATGTGGAGCAATTGAAGACTTTGGGCTTGGACTCAGTGCAGTtcagaaggaagtgggaggaaacTTCCACTGAAACTTACAGATTGCTAAGAGGCCTGTATAGAGCAGATATGGAGAAAGATTATGACCTGAGGGTCACTGTTAGAAAAAATTATGACCTGAGggaacagcctcagagtgaaagcaTGAACCTTTCAAACTGagtgaggaggagtttcttcagcTACAgcgtggtgaatctgtggaattcattgatatagagagctgtggaggccaagtcattgagtgtgttttaAGACAGAGCTAAAtttgttcttgattagtaagaggatccagagttatggggagaagtcaggagaatgggtttgaaaaATGTATCatccataattgaatggtggagcagaggggCCAAATCGTCTAATTCCGTTCATATATCTTATGGTTCTAtggaatatatttaaaaaatgagaTGGTGTCACTGAAGCACAAAACTTAGAAGTGGCTTGACAAATTAGACACTGAGATTATTTACTGTGACTTGGAACCCAGATGGTATAAAGAGAAAGGAAACAATATGAAAGCTTGGAAATGAAGATATTGATTATACTAGATCACCATTTGAAAAATTCAACATAAGTCAGACCATTTGTCACTTTTACTATTTTTTTAACCTTCTGAATAATCTAGAAGATAAGAGGAAAGCCTTAGAATAAGGGGGCAATATTTTAGGAttgagaagaggagaaatttctttactcatagGGTGAAGAATATTTGGAACCTTCTACTGTAGAGGCTTTGAGTGTTCTTTGGTTAAGTATATTTTGTTAGATCAAGATCAGTTGGAAGAACTTTTGCCTGAGTCATAAAGTTCCCAGTCCAAATTTCATTTCAAGAATTGGACATAGAAATCAGGACCGACAATCCAGCACAGCACTAGAGGTAAACTAGTCTGTTGAGGGGCTGACTTTCAGATGTTGTGTTTAATCCTGGCcatatcctggccaatatttgtcATGAATCAATATTGCAATTTATCTGGTTATTACCATATTGCTGTTTGTATGAGTTTGTTGTGTGCAGCTTGGGTGCTTCATCTCCTATATTGCTACTTTGATTACAATTGTAAAAGTATGTAACTGGCTTTCAAGTGTTCTGAGAGATCCTGCAGCCAAAACAAAAAGTGCTTCTTTAAATGCATGATGAGGAGGgtctggtgttggattggggcggacaaagttaaaaatcacacaataccaggttacagtcgaacaggtttatttagaagtatttGTTTTCAGAGCAAAGGAGCAGTATTCCATAAATTAGTActtctagtacttccaaataaacctgctggactataacctggtgttgtgtgatttttacctttataTATGAGACTTTATTTCTGATAATTGAGactgagatttttaactttcactgaatcaaggaatatgAGGAGAGAGGAGAACAGTAATGTTGATATTGGAGATCAGCAAAGATCTTATTGATTTACAGAGCACAGTTGAGAGctataggccatgctaaattgcccagtgtccagggatatgcagcctaggtggattagccataggaaatgcagggttacagggataaggtagggactaggtgggatgctcattagaaggtcagtgtggacctgatgggctaaatggcctgtttctacgtcgtggggattctatgattctaaaggaGGAGTAGCAGGGAAGTTAGCTACAGCAAGATCACTAAAAACCTAAACAAAGAAGGAGTTTCTGGAATCTCGGCAACAGTAGTATGGATGGAATGGCTGGGAAAGAACAGCAAGGAACTGATTCTTGGATTAGATAAATGTCAGGTCAGTGGTGACATGGTAGAATATATCTATGGACATTAACCAGCTGGTGATAGAACAAATGAGAGCTGTAGCTCaggtcaggcaggaggctgaatgaataaaggaagtcaTTTAACTGTAAATGCCAATAAGCATCTGAAAGGACAAGGCCCAGAGTGTTGTGTAGGGGAGATAGATCAATTAGAAACAAGTGTAAATAATAAGGTTAGCATTTGCAGTTTAGACATGATGGGCAGATGCGATAAGAAAAGTACGATTCTGACCAGGAAAATTGGAaaatttttaaatcagtaagTATTACACTCCAATAAATAACAAATGTATTGGAAGCCTTTGAATATGTCAAATAATATGGATTGTCTTGATATTGATTCATTCCCTCACAGACATTTTGGATGGACACACACTAGTAACATATTCACTAATAACATATAGACTGATATTTCGGCATTCAGTAGTAGTAACTGGTTATAAATggttataaaatattttattttaatgaactGATGAAGTAGTTTTCATTATGGCAGCAGAATCATGCTCCACTATTTAGATTCTTAACCTTCTAATATTAAAGCATTTTCAAAAATTATTTGTGGTTCAATTATGATGCTCCTCTTGGTTGAATGAGATGAAATCTAACTTTTCATAGGTTTCATTGTATTCTGCATCAAAAGATCTGAAACATTTCCTTCACTCAGTGACTAGCATTATTGCCTCAGAAGGGCAAAGTTGTGGAATCAAGTTTCATCTTAAGAGACTTCAGTCTACAATCTGGACTCGTATGCAAGTGAAGTATTAAGGAAGTGCTGTACTGTTGAATGCAGAAACATGCTCTGAAATGTTGCATCATGAGTTTGGATGTCCTATTTGAAGGACATAGAAGATCTGTGGTGCTATTTGAAGTAGAGTCCTTCCCAGTGACACACCCAGTAACTATCCCACAACAGACATTTGCTGAAAACAGATGGTCATTTCAATGTACGTGTCACATTTTAATGCATTTGAACTGTGTATTGCTGGCTAGGCTGGTAATTATTTCctatcccaaattgcccagagacCATATTGCAGTGGGTTTGGAATTACAAGTAGGCCAGATGCGGTAagaaaggcagatttccttccctaaaaagcatTAGTGTGTTCCTCACTAcctttcccatcaaccaaccacaAATGAGAATTGTTACATAATCAGCATTATTCCAGATATTTGTTGGATTAaaaattcaccatctgccatgggagTTAAACCTATTTTCTCAGAACTTGCCCACTGAACTTACTCCCTCCTCATGTCACTATGGTTACCAACATTACAATATTTCTGAAGTGCTTAATtagttgtaaagtgctttggacgACATGCAACTGCTTTAACAAGTTGTTGGGTAGCTAAATTAGCTACCAATCGGCTTGGTTATCAAATGCTGTGTGGAATCCAGGGCTCTTGGTAGCTACACCATGGAAATTTCCAGTGCTTGCAGAAACATTTGTTgaatgagtttaatttgggtTATTGTGAAATAAATTTATGATTGGCCTGTGAATGAATGGTGTTGAAAGGTCTTTCCTAATTTTAAAGTTTTGGACACTCGTGAAGCATTTATACCCTGACCGTTTCTGTTGATGTCCAATGGTCAGTGCTATGTAGTGGCCTAGGTAGTTCAAGCGTGTTGTTGGAAAACACAAGTAAACCCTAAAACAAGGCACAAATTCTGCTTCAGGCACAGAGAGTGCTGGCGAAATTCTTTTATCAGAATTTCTCCCCAAGAAATCACGCAGGGCTCGAAGCATCCGCTCTGatgctgtctccacagatgctgccagacctgttgagttcctccagcactctgtttcagatttccagcatccgcagcattttgcttttatttgagtgaTAACTTCAGCTTATTCTATCCGGGAACATTGATGTTGCTCCTCATCTTTACAAAATTGCCATTGACGCCTCAATCGTTGGTCTATTCGGAAAGTATCTTTCCAGAAAGCTTACTGACAGGTAGCTTTGATCACAGGCCCCAGAACAACAGCGTGGTAGCGTGgggaggtacaattacaatgttgtaAAGCGTGTCATCTTTGTGGCCTTTTGTTTTATCACGAGCTCTTACAGAAAGCGGACTGAACAAAGAATACTAATCGCCTCGAAAAATAAAGCACACGTTTAGGATAGGGACGTCTCTCTTCGTTTCCCTAATATGGAGGagccggcgttggactggggtggacaaagttaaaaatcacacaacactaggtgagagtcagttggactataacctggtaagTAATTTTTAACTCtggattttgcccgaaatgtcgatttcgctgctccttggatgctgcctggactgctgtactcttccagcaccactgatccagaatctggtttccagcacctacagtcattgtttttaacctctatgtaatttttaacttcgTTTCCCTAACGCGCACATCAAGACAATCACACTCACTGGTTTCTCCCTGGGGACATGTGAcatcattttaaaaatctcaccCCCTTGCCACATCAAGTAATAAACAGGCACACTGTCCTCCACAGACCGCCCGTACTCACAGCAACTTTGAAATCTTGGTGTTGCGTTCAAGGCGAGATCCAACTGGTAGATTTCTTTAACTCTTTGAAGCCTCCCTCGCAACGTCAATTTGAATTTCACCCTTTTAGTGGTAACTGTTGTATTGGCAGCATGTTAAATTCGCTGATTAATGTAAGGCAAAGATGTGTATCTTTCTGATTTGGGAATAAAAAGACAAGACGgtacttttcattttttttattgccaAATGGCACCATTCAGGAATAGATATGAAAACTACCTTATATAAACCAGCTCGGTGTTTCAACCACAAAATATTCTGAACTAGGCAAAAAACACATTTAGAAACCCTGAAAAAGACGAGATTCTTTGGATGTCAGTTTGATATGtccatttttttgtttgttttttgttttttacAAAATCCGCGCACTTCAGGGGTGCTAAGCAGAGAccgggggatgggggagggttgggggggtgggacaATTAATAGAAATTCAGTTTTTGGTTCAATTCGATTGGAGATGATTCGCCCAGATTATCTTAAATGTTTTGAAGGACAGACTAaagcatgaaaaaaaaactcctagGAGTTGCTGCACAATCTGGAAATCCTTCTCCTTTTGTTTAACCGTGTTCATAACTGCGACACATTCTaccaaacaaaattaaaataaataaacatgTTTATACAACAGCAACCGCCACGGACCttaaaacatttaaataaaattaaagcATCAAGTGCGAGTGCTCGACTCTTCTAGAAACAACAAAACTCATTGCACCAAATAttgaaggtggggaggggaggggtggcgggGGTGGaaaaaagacaaacagaaaaGCGTCTACCTTCAGAAACAAGTGCGATACAAGAGGCAAAAACATCACTGCTCTCAAAACAGCAACCTAGCACGTCGAGAAAGAAGGACAGAATTAACAGCTCACAGCTCTCCAACAGAAGGTgtaaacactgaactgagaacaGGTGGCACAAAAAAAACTGAcaaacatttatataaaaaataaataaaataatatagAAATATACTAATTATCAATACACACATttataaaaaataaaattaaatataaatataCCGCACCCACTAACACACTTTAAggtcacaaatagatttttaaGTTCCATTTGTTTTGGAAACGGTGGCACTTGACAACCTcctcaaacttttttttttaaatttccagtTTTAAATCCACAAACTTTACTTTTCCCATTCTGATCTccactgtttctctgtctgtctgtctgtctcccccaCTCACTGCCTAGACATCAAGGACATGGTTCAGGTAGGAGATGTAGCAGATGGCCAGGCGGAGGATCTCAATCTTGGAGAGCTTTTTATCAGGAGGCAGAGTTGGCAGCAGTTTGCGAAGTTCTGCGAACGCCACATTAAAGGCCTCCACCCTGATGCGCTCCCGGGTTGCGTGAGCCGTGCGGTACTTGGCGGTGGCTCGCCGCCGCCGGCGCTTCTCCTCCCGGCTCAGTGTCTGCTGGACTCCCCGCTTGCCCTCGGCCTCATCTGGTTTGTCCCGCACGCAGCCTCCCCTGGCATCGGACAGCACGGACTCGCTTTCCGAGGAGCTGGGATTCAGGTCCAGTTCAGTCTGATCCGAGTTCAACATCCTGGACAACACCACCCGAACTGCAATGGGATACACCTGAAGATGCAAGAGAGGAGGGAAAACGGCTTGATATTTTATCAGAGTAAATATCCCCAAAGCAGAAAGGGATGGAAGTAAATCCAATACTAACAACAAAGTGACTATAGCTCCAGCGAATAATGTTCAAAGTCGAGCAGCGTATAAGAAGCCTTTAAATTAGAAATGCACTGAACTACAAAACAGACCAAGCTGTCCAGACAATAAACGAAAAATACCAAATATGAAGTTACCCAAATAATAATAAAATCTCATGCATTCACTTTGAAACGGAAACAAACATTCAGGGAAATACAGAAACATATCATTAAACGTCAGAGTTTCCACTAAAAATACCAGTGTTTATCAACTCAACATCTCAAAATAAACACTATTTACTCACACTCTTGTGTGTACACTGTGTAATACCAGTTAAGGCTACATTTCCCGATGTTTCCATCTTCTTCGCCCACTGTTTTATTTAAACTATTTCTTCTGCATTCAAATCTTAATTTTAAAGTATGATACTACCCCAGCATCCATTTAGTCctttatatctatctatctatctatctatctatctatctatctatctatctatctatctctggaTAGCTTTACGTATCTGTAACTGTATCAATCTAATCTTAGTTTACAGCTGTTTATATTTCGAGGGTTATTGATTCTTGCCTGTACGGTTATTACTCAAGGCCTGCAGGATGTTGTATTTATAATGGGTATTAAATGAGTTTATTAGAAAACCTTCTACGAGATTAAGACAAAGGCTTTGTTCGCAGTATTCTTGATATGTGACCAGCAGTAATCGATGTTTGCCCGTGTAGAATATTAATTTATTATTATTTCATTTGGAACCGAGCCGGGGTGAAAGGAGAGACAGATTCAGGCACCATCTGTCACCCGGAAAGGCAGACTGCAGGGACATcctcacacccagacacacacagatacactcacacTTATATATACACAATATGCACCGAGACTGAACTCTACTGGGTTTGAAGGAAAGGGGGCAAAAATAGGGATAATGGACTGAAATAAACTCATGCAGACCCAGCTAACACATAGCTACACTAAGACCGAATCATCGTCAATGTGAATTTATACATTCGATGTGCTGGAATAAATAAAATAAGCATATAAACTAAAATAGTCACACAGCCAGACACAAAAGAGATAGGCTTCTAGGGAGCCAAGTGTATAAACCGAAACCACAATAGTGTAAAAGCAAAAGGTGCATTAAACCCAAACCGTCAACGAAAAAAAAAACCAGTCTGAATATGCAAAGTGTAGACAATAGTCTGAAatagaaacatctttccaacccATCTCTGAGCACACGGAGTATGAACAGTTAGAGTCGAGGCAGGGAAATgggaaaataaagaaattgaaCGGATGGGAATGCAGGCAAGCTGCCAGAATAAATAAATACTCACAAATTAAACTACAGCGATAATCAGATTACAGCACCATTATTTCTAGTaaagttaatcattgttttaagaaGTTGGCTTTTCTATTTCTTCACATGGTATAATTAAGTTTACATTTCGCCTTTTAGCGAATAGCAGACGGCAAcgggtttttttttgtaatctgGGGAATATTTGAAGGTTTCTGATATAATTTAGCGCCTCTTCCTCCTGGCTGGGAATCCGTATACACTGGTTTACGTTACAGAGAAGAAAACATTCTTACCAGCAACGGAGGAAATAGCAGGATCCAATGGAATGGAGCTAGATCGACTTTGTAAAGAAAAGCAGATTCCAATGACTAGCAATTTTTCCTGAAGATCTTATCTGCCTTCTTTATCCACAAATCAGCCCTGAAGATCCTGGCATTTTGTGTCGGGGTCAAATCTCTGAAACGACCGACAAGAATTTAATAAAATGCCCTTTGAATGTCTGATCCCAGCGGCAGGAGTTTGATAAAATATCGTTCGAGTGTCTGATCGCGGCGGTAAGAGTTTGATATAAAAGATGTCCTCTCCGCCTCTG is a genomic window of Hemiscyllium ocellatum isolate sHemOce1 chromosome 12, sHemOce1.pat.X.cur, whole genome shotgun sequence containing:
- the nhlh2 gene encoding helix-loop-helix protein 2, with the protein product MLNSDQTELDLNPSSSESESVLSDARGGCVRDKPDEAEGKRGVQQTLSREEKRRRRRATAKYRTAHATRERIRVEAFNVAFAELRKLLPTLPPDKKLSKIEILRLAICYISYLNHVLDV